In Oscillatoria acuminata PCC 6304, a single window of DNA contains:
- a CDS encoding prepilin-type N-terminal cleavage/methylation domain-containing protein, protein MAKKIFQFLLNRRRVSHPKHFQEGFTLLELLASMMIVSVIITTILALVVDLLGTNQKETAQTETQQEMQRAIDYISSELREAIYIYDNRCFQGNASNPECRGIFNYLTIPANTVPVLAFWKLEPLPENCQLPSADPDDPCKDLRIGGRTYSLVVYYLSTHNPNNTWTGKARIARYQLDKFQSNTVAPELVAGYIDPKPEKFIDWPYQTGSHAVTHANLDILVDFVDVNNEDTDAECPASYELTPSQPFAQSKLGQSNLGFYSCIRQPEDKKAQDALIFIRGNANGKPGVTSDAYLPVLQTQVMRRSVFGLSGNE, encoded by the coding sequence ATGGCTAAAAAGATTTTTCAATTCTTACTCAATCGGCGTAGAGTTTCGCATCCTAAGCATTTCCAAGAAGGGTTTACCTTGTTAGAACTTTTAGCTTCGATGATGATAGTGAGTGTGATTATAACCACTATCTTGGCTTTGGTTGTAGATTTGTTAGGAACCAACCAAAAAGAAACCGCCCAAACCGAAACTCAACAGGAAATGCAAAGAGCGATAGATTATATTAGCTCTGAACTCCGCGAAGCCATCTACATTTACGATAATCGATGTTTCCAAGGTAATGCCTCAAACCCGGAATGTAGAGGGATTTTTAATTACCTAACAATTCCGGCCAATACTGTTCCCGTGTTAGCATTTTGGAAACTTGAGCCTTTACCTGAGAATTGTCAATTGCCTTCTGCAGATCCAGATGATCCTTGTAAAGATTTGCGAATCGGTGGGAGGACATATTCTTTAGTGGTTTACTACTTAAGCACCCATAACCCTAATAATACTTGGACAGGAAAAGCCCGGATTGCCCGCTATCAGCTTGATAAATTCCAATCTAATACCGTAGCTCCTGAACTGGTTGCTGGGTATATTGATCCCAAACCTGAAAAATTTATTGACTGGCCTTATCAAACCGGGAGTCATGCTGTTACCCATGCGAATCTTGACATCTTAGTAGATTTTGTAGATGTGAATAACGAGGATACCGATGCTGAGTGTCCTGCTAGTTATGAATTAACCCCAAGTCAGCCGTTTGCACAGAGTAAATTGGGCCAGAGCAATCTAGGGTTTTATTCCTGTATCAGACAACCAGAAGATAAAAAAGCTCAAGATGCCTTAATTTTTATCCGAGGGAATGCAAACGGAAAGCCCGGAGTGACTAGCGATGCGTATTTACCTGTTCTTCAAACCCAAGTGATGAGAAGAAGCGTGTTTGGTCTGTCGGGTAATGAATGA
- a CDS encoding GspH/FimT family pseudopilin encodes MMKLPHQIRRRFHQAPANGFTLLEVLIVVFIIAILAALGIPSWLNWVNTLRLNSSQNQIYSALRQAQSQATSNKDIYQVSFREMDDMAQWAVHLSSATLTDQDWQNFNSFIKIDETKTTFYQYASTGVWRMQFNQKGHANGRLGRVTVRLRNSNSNKQRCVFVSTLLGAMRKTEKCG; translated from the coding sequence ATGATGAAATTACCCCATCAAATCAGACGTCGGTTTCACCAGGCACCGGCGAACGGATTCACACTGCTCGAAGTTTTAATCGTTGTTTTCATCATCGCCATTTTAGCCGCTCTTGGTATTCCAAGCTGGCTGAATTGGGTGAATACTCTCCGCCTTAATTCCAGTCAAAATCAAATTTATTCAGCGCTACGTCAAGCTCAAAGTCAAGCTACTTCCAATAAAGATATCTATCAAGTTAGTTTCCGAGAAATGGATGATATGGCTCAATGGGCGGTTCATCTTTCCTCTGCTACTCTCACAGACCAGGACTGGCAAAATTTCAACTCTTTTATAAAAATTGACGAAACCAAAACGACCTTTTATCAATACGCTTCAACTGGAGTGTGGCGAATGCAATTTAATCAAAAGGGACACGCGAATGGTCGCCTGGGACGGGTGACGGTTCGCCTTCGCAATAGTAACAGCAATAAACAGCGCTGTGTATTTGTTTCTACCCTGTTAGGGGCGATGCGGAAAACGGAAAAGTGTGGTTGA
- the hpsA gene encoding hormogonium polysaccharide biosynthesis protein HpsA has protein sequence MATKHKIQKALTRLVQAITRFAQTLTSRNTYRFLRKAFVSYRRRVQAGFVLPTTVLLVLVVTLVIGTLLFRTFQRTEQVAIQRQQQVIYNAATPVLDRARAKLEYLFTGSEYRLGGVPGQDILAGFLQDDRFTLTGETRIDINGGGLDNAWFYQDEKGNRVAYSIILQAPEQQDSLEDLTEAAVAGRADNLQVRTGPMIAPAKLKAGCENVAGSSDSSAVEAGWFDAQNSTAFLYKNFQINVVVINNDGGRRNISTLELEQDREAERGNKWGAWFNSDLEIHPGEPFRWNGAMHSESNIIAANNFTGYLISSPNSCLYDETASDISVADTPDFKGQFLAGAMATNAAEGNSVFNLYDPTNPDATTEPLTAASDSVDAGLPNDVAIDPVALFTDKIHQPRGTVTLSADWEGSALNVGRLKNKKEESPFIDDTYRADDRLGRDTSTEESLIRTKAQALAAGDTRFQTLGYDGYWERRADAEGLRLIVGERLELGNPFGWEQPTLPGGAVNPDADPLFPAASCWGTRCHESLQYKTLRDNLAAVQGMVVYHAGDGSSVTADQEPIACMAMTAHPGTQITIDNSRNFSDNPYSPTNPNINFFTGRGTNGWEFEPPPAAPMANTNWSNALNNLARLAGDPDGAFPPLQEAGRIHPYPQMTMWGNFSNLRRAIPSGENGSLADRSYIDSAACTLGMLAHNVEEIATWPQVYDDTSTLHTELTALVQNSAPTFTFTGNTVTITPASGTPFSVEGYSAIDELPLEAFLSALSSDALREEAWQYHLREQIAYDRSNGTEYSDGTNTCPLATVNDSAGSPVDNPLCPIQFKFPALHYLFPTAAHGEPTTPADDPIGNRDGYITGSNSGTTYEPVDPSQIALTPRAWGSWNTPTAASSTGINTITRPGNTNGTVAFLDKGMYDGRQAMGVRVLDIDLDLLRTGSGGLSNNLWLPHSGIVYAFREDAVREDGIARPGNVALMRVNPSNPSSAQDPPLVNGISPKPVDYYADPDRRPHGFRLQNGRDLSRPASADAPARGLSFISDNPVYIQGDFNLHSTNGTTNNLQEFTTTLQGNWSNFYTRNGLEDRFAKAGTDRWRPSEILADAITLLSSNFCDGSIEDGLRYYPAAPPTNIPTRYGCNAAATYTSYMGMNRVRPQGTPPTVERENTFAPNPADNASGTYPIKINRNGNPLILNGTGNPLGAGEYLTFTTGDCGRPFTRKCIGTPVDNQYNAILIQGIVPSRQNQPYGGLHNFPRTLEFWQNRTLSISGSFLQFNFSTYATGPFDQDTWETTVANSPSGTSINYYFPPLRNWGYDVGLQLAPVPPISERLTAMGSNRSEFYYEPEIDDPYIENLRCASAGGGLVDPSAECN, from the coding sequence ATGGCTACAAAGCACAAGATCCAAAAAGCGCTAACACGCCTCGTGCAAGCAATCACTCGATTTGCTCAAACGTTGACGAGTCGAAATACTTATCGATTTCTCCGCAAGGCTTTCGTCAGTTATCGACGGCGAGTGCAGGCGGGTTTTGTGTTGCCAACCACAGTTTTACTGGTGTTGGTGGTAACTTTAGTCATTGGTACGCTCCTGTTTAGAACATTTCAGCGGACTGAACAGGTAGCAATTCAGCGCCAACAACAGGTTATTTATAATGCGGCAACTCCGGTTTTAGACAGAGCTAGAGCCAAACTAGAGTACCTCTTTACAGGGAGTGAATATCGTTTAGGAGGTGTCCCGGGCCAAGATATCTTAGCCGGGTTTCTCCAAGACGATCGATTTACTTTAACCGGGGAAACACGGATTGATATTAATGGCGGGGGTCTAGATAATGCTTGGTTTTATCAAGACGAAAAAGGAAACCGGGTTGCTTACTCGATTATATTGCAGGCTCCTGAACAGCAAGATTCATTGGAAGACCTTACTGAAGCGGCAGTAGCTGGAAGAGCGGATAACCTCCAAGTTCGGACAGGTCCTATGATTGCGCCAGCAAAACTGAAAGCTGGATGCGAAAATGTGGCTGGGTCATCAGATTCCAGTGCCGTTGAAGCGGGATGGTTTGATGCTCAAAATAGTACAGCTTTTCTTTATAAGAATTTTCAAATTAACGTCGTCGTCATTAATAATGATGGCGGGCGACGGAATATTAGCACACTAGAACTGGAACAAGATAGAGAAGCCGAACGAGGAAACAAATGGGGAGCTTGGTTTAACAGCGACCTTGAAATTCATCCAGGGGAACCCTTCCGATGGAATGGAGCGATGCACAGTGAATCCAATATTATTGCGGCTAATAATTTTACTGGGTACTTAATTAGTTCTCCAAATTCCTGTCTTTATGATGAGACGGCTTCGGATATTTCGGTTGCCGATACGCCTGATTTTAAAGGACAGTTTCTTGCTGGAGCGATGGCAACAAATGCCGCGGAAGGTAACTCAGTATTTAATCTCTATGATCCGACCAATCCTGACGCCACAACAGAACCACTGACTGCTGCTAGCGACTCAGTTGATGCGGGTTTACCTAATGATGTGGCGATCGATCCGGTGGCACTCTTTACCGACAAAATTCATCAACCCCGAGGCACAGTTACTCTTTCTGCTGACTGGGAGGGCAGCGCGTTAAATGTAGGACGCCTTAAAAACAAAAAAGAAGAGTCACCTTTCATCGATGATACCTATAGGGCTGATGACCGTTTGGGTCGTGACACCTCTACGGAAGAGAGTTTAATTCGGACTAAGGCTCAAGCGCTGGCAGCCGGTGATACTCGATTTCAAACCCTAGGATACGATGGGTACTGGGAACGCCGTGCTGATGCAGAAGGGTTACGTTTGATTGTGGGGGAACGCTTGGAACTGGGAAATCCTTTCGGCTGGGAACAGCCCACCCTACCCGGGGGTGCTGTGAATCCAGATGCTGACCCACTTTTCCCGGCTGCAAGTTGCTGGGGTACACGATGCCATGAGTCACTCCAGTACAAAACGCTGAGGGATAATCTAGCGGCTGTGCAAGGCATGGTGGTTTATCATGCCGGAGATGGCAGTAGTGTTACTGCTGATCAAGAGCCAATTGCTTGTATGGCGATGACTGCCCATCCGGGAACACAAATTACGATTGATAACAGTCGGAATTTTTCGGACAATCCTTACTCACCCACCAACCCCAATATTAACTTTTTCACGGGACGGGGAACCAATGGATGGGAATTTGAACCTCCACCGGCAGCTCCGATGGCTAATACAAATTGGAGTAATGCACTCAATAACCTGGCTCGATTAGCCGGAGATCCGGATGGTGCATTTCCTCCATTACAAGAAGCTGGGCGGATACATCCTTATCCACAGATGACCATGTGGGGTAACTTCTCCAACTTACGACGGGCGATCCCCAGCGGAGAGAATGGCAGTTTAGCCGATCGCTCCTATATCGACTCTGCTGCCTGTACTTTGGGAATGTTGGCTCATAATGTTGAGGAGATAGCAACTTGGCCTCAAGTTTATGATGACACTAGCACTTTACATACTGAACTCACAGCCTTAGTACAAAATAGTGCGCCTACTTTTACATTTACTGGCAATACTGTAACCATCACTCCGGCTAGTGGAACTCCGTTTTCTGTAGAAGGGTACTCAGCGATAGATGAACTACCCCTTGAGGCTTTTTTGTCAGCACTGTCAAGCGACGCTTTACGTGAAGAGGCATGGCAATATCATTTAAGAGAGCAGATTGCTTATGATCGCAGTAATGGCACTGAATACAGTGATGGCACTAATACTTGTCCTTTAGCTACGGTCAATGACAGTGCTGGGAGTCCTGTTGATAACCCGCTTTGTCCGATTCAATTCAAGTTTCCAGCCCTTCACTACCTCTTCCCAACTGCGGCTCATGGGGAACCAACTACTCCTGCGGATGACCCGATCGGAAATCGCGATGGATACATTACTGGGAGCAACAGCGGGACCACTTATGAACCTGTAGACCCATCCCAGATTGCCCTAACTCCCCGAGCTTGGGGAAGCTGGAATACTCCAACCGCTGCTAGTAGTACCGGCATTAACACGATTACCAGACCGGGCAATACCAATGGCACAGTAGCTTTCCTAGATAAAGGAATGTACGATGGTCGCCAAGCGATGGGGGTACGGGTTTTGGACATTGACCTCGACCTGCTGAGAACTGGTAGTGGGGGTCTGAGCAATAATTTATGGTTACCGCACAGTGGGATTGTCTATGCGTTCCGGGAAGATGCGGTCCGGGAAGATGGGATTGCTCGGCCTGGTAATGTAGCCCTCATGCGTGTTAATCCCTCTAATCCCTCTAGTGCACAAGATCCACCACTGGTTAATGGAATTAGTCCTAAACCTGTAGATTATTATGCGGATCCAGACCGACGACCTCACGGGTTCCGCCTCCAGAATGGCAGAGATTTAAGCCGTCCTGCTTCGGCTGATGCTCCTGCGCGGGGTCTGTCATTTATTTCGGATAACCCGGTGTACATCCAGGGAGACTTTAACCTGCACAGTACCAACGGCACCACGAATAATTTGCAAGAATTTACCACTACGTTGCAGGGAAACTGGAGTAATTTCTATACTCGCAATGGTCTTGAAGATCGGTTTGCAAAAGCCGGAACCGATCGCTGGCGTCCCAGTGAAATTTTGGCTGATGCAATTACTCTGCTTTCGAGTAACTTTTGCGATGGCAGTATTGAAGACGGACTCCGCTATTACCCAGCTGCGCCACCAACCAACATACCCACTCGTTATGGATGCAATGCGGCAGCAACTTACACATCCTACATGGGCATGAACCGGGTGAGACCCCAAGGTACTCCACCCACAGTGGAGCGAGAAAATACCTTTGCTCCCAATCCAGCAGACAATGCTTCGGGAACCTACCCCATTAAAATCAATCGCAATGGCAACCCGTTAATTTTGAATGGAACTGGAAATCCGCTAGGTGCTGGAGAATATCTAACTTTCACCACAGGTGATTGTGGAAGACCGTTTACCCGTAAGTGTATTGGGACCCCTGTTGATAATCAATACAACGCTATTCTGATTCAAGGAATTGTTCCTTCTCGTCAAAATCAGCCTTATGGGGGTTTACACAACTTCCCCCGAACGCTGGAGTTCTGGCAGAATCGAACCCTGTCGATTTCCGGATCGTTCCTCCAGTTTAACTTCAGTACCTACGCCACTGGGCCTTTTGACCAAGATACCTGGGAAACCACCGTAGCCAACTCACCCTCGGGTACTTCGATCAACTATTACTTCCCCCCACTCCGGAACTGGGGTTATGATGTGGGACTACAACTGGCACCGGTTCCCCCAATTTCCGAACGTTTAACGGCGATGGGCAGCAACCGCAGCGAGTTTTATTATGAACCTGAGATCGATGACCCTTACATCGAAAACTTAAGGTGTGCTTCAGCAGGGGGTGGTCTTGTAGATCCCAGCGCGGAATGTAATTAA
- a CDS encoding glycosyltransferase family 2 protein, whose protein sequence is MPTISVIIPAYNAEKFIKETINSVLNQTFRDFELIVINDGSTDGTLEVVSTFSDSRIQVFSYPNSGPQKSRNRGIDHAKGEYLSFLDADDLWTPDKLERQLQALHDNPDAAVAYSWTDFINGSGERLPGGQHFKFTNDVYERLLLGDFIGSGSNPLIRKDALLNVGPFDESLVGGQDWEMWLRLAAQYQFVVVPSTLVFYRQSGKSWSSNLKRQEQGYQQVIEKSLANAPEKIKKLRKKIMGNRYKFSTFDALRYSRNRQDTLLAARFLWVALKNQPIFLTNKMIWLVLLKIILGLIFSPEGVKTLQVSLRKIKFSTKNPA, encoded by the coding sequence ATGCCAACTATTTCTGTGATTATTCCTGCTTATAATGCAGAAAAGTTTATTAAAGAAACCATCAATTCTGTTTTAAATCAAACCTTTCGAGACTTTGAATTAATTGTGATTAATGATGGGTCTACCGATGGAACCCTAGAGGTGGTTTCCACATTTTCTGATTCGCGAATTCAAGTTTTTTCTTATCCCAATTCCGGTCCCCAAAAAAGCCGAAATCGAGGAATTGACCACGCTAAGGGTGAATATTTATCCTTTCTGGATGCAGATGATTTATGGACGCCTGACAAGTTAGAACGGCAACTGCAAGCACTCCACGACAATCCTGATGCTGCAGTCGCCTATAGTTGGACGGATTTTATCAATGGATCCGGCGAACGGTTGCCCGGGGGGCAACATTTTAAATTTACTAATGATGTCTATGAGCGACTGTTACTCGGTGACTTTATTGGCAGCGGTTCTAATCCTTTGATTCGTAAAGATGCACTGTTAAACGTGGGTCCATTTGATGAATCCTTGGTGGGAGGACAAGATTGGGAAATGTGGCTCAGATTAGCTGCACAGTATCAGTTTGTCGTGGTCCCTTCAACTCTAGTTTTTTATAGACAATCGGGCAAGTCTTGGTCTTCTAATCTAAAAAGGCAAGAGCAAGGATATCAGCAAGTTATCGAAAAATCTCTAGCGAATGCTCCCGAAAAAATTAAAAAGCTCAGAAAAAAAATTATGGGCAATCGCTATAAATTTTCAACCTTTGATGCGTTGCGATATAGTAGAAATCGCCAAGATACTCTCCTGGCGGCTAGATTTCTTTGGGTTGCTTTGAAAAATCAACCTATTTTTTTGACCAATAAAATGATTTGGCTAGTTTTACTGAAAATTATACTGGGATTAATTTTCTCTCCTGAAGGAGTTAAAACGTTGCAGGTTTCCCTTAGAAAAATTAAATTTAGTACAAAAAATCCAGCCTAG
- a CDS encoding pilus assembly FimT family protein: protein MKKQLRSRNPTTSGFTLLELLVVVFIIGILSAMGIPSWFSMINRQRVSTAQAQVVQALRSAQTTAKQTRSPQTVTFYPAEVIPTIEISGNKQKLGNGEIKEGMIQLEIPTGTESITFNGEGNVDADSLPFKVVVAGANDNPRRCVLVRTILGAMTQGADGEPVCNP, encoded by the coding sequence ATGAAAAAACAGCTTCGTTCTAGAAATCCTACTACATCAGGTTTTACCCTCTTAGAACTCCTGGTTGTTGTCTTTATTATTGGTATCTTATCAGCGATGGGGATACCTAGCTGGTTTTCTATGATTAACCGACAGCGAGTGAGTACGGCTCAAGCTCAAGTGGTTCAAGCTTTAAGGTCTGCTCAAACCACGGCAAAGCAAACGCGATCGCCACAAACGGTTACCTTTTATCCTGCCGAAGTTATTCCTACGATTGAAATCAGCGGCAATAAGCAAAAACTGGGAAACGGCGAGATAAAAGAGGGAATGATTCAACTTGAAATCCCCACGGGAACGGAGTCAATTACATTTAATGGGGAGGGAAATGTAGATGCAGACAGTTTGCCCTTCAAAGTCGTAGTGGCTGGAGCCAACGATAACCCTAGGCGTTGTGTTCTTGTTCGCACTATCCTAGGAGCCATGACCCAAGGAGCAGATGGAGAACCCGTTTGTAATCCTTAG
- a CDS encoding sulfotransferase family protein translates to MEDKKSVVFLVGCARSGTTLLQSILAAHSQVQSFPESKFFLYAVPEQHSKRHKFGLISQRLHSHLEKFFSEVGYPDISKQLPKVPLIRQYTQFFIKKLSQITRENGKTLVLEKTPEHLQYIDYIEKFLSESKLLHIIRNGSDVVASLYELGHKNPKIWGKKYQDIDVCIDRWMGDIEITRRHLHKPNHFLVRYEHLVEDPKAVIQQVCAFIGVEFTENMLEDYRQVSQDLIRDRESWKKTVSGDIKNANSQKFYKVFDEAQQHYILDRLSSVNLDELSSLSTSGDR, encoded by the coding sequence ATGGAAGATAAAAAATCAGTGGTATTCTTAGTGGGGTGTGCAAGGTCAGGAACTACCTTGTTACAGAGTATCTTAGCCGCTCACTCCCAAGTCCAATCCTTCCCTGAGTCAAAATTTTTTCTGTATGCAGTTCCGGAACAACATTCTAAAAGGCATAAATTTGGATTGATTTCCCAGCGACTGCATTCTCACCTCGAAAAATTTTTTAGTGAAGTGGGCTATCCTGATATAAGCAAGCAACTGCCCAAGGTTCCTTTAATTCGCCAATATACTCAGTTTTTTATCAAAAAGTTATCTCAAATTACTCGTGAAAATGGGAAAACCCTCGTTTTAGAAAAAACTCCAGAACACTTGCAGTATATTGATTATATTGAAAAGTTTCTGTCTGAGTCGAAGCTCTTGCATATTATCCGAAATGGCTCAGATGTGGTAGCTTCGTTATATGAACTGGGTCACAAAAACCCTAAAATTTGGGGGAAGAAATATCAAGACATTGATGTTTGCATCGATCGCTGGATGGGGGATATCGAAATCACTCGCCGCCATCTGCACAAACCGAATCATTTCTTGGTCCGGTATGAACATCTCGTGGAAGACCCCAAAGCGGTGATCCAACAAGTCTGTGCCTTTATTGGCGTGGAGTTCACCGAGAATATGTTGGAAGATTACCGTCAGGTGTCTCAGGACTTGATTCGCGATCGCGAAAGTTGGAAAAAAACCGTGAGTGGAGACATCAAAAACGCCAATTCCCAGAAATTTTACAAAGTATTTGATGAAGCGCAACAGCACTATATCCTCGATCGCCTCTCCTCGGTCAATCTGGATGAACTCAGTTCCCTCTCCACCTCAGGCGATCGGTGA
- the rpmB gene encoding 50S ribosomal protein L28 gives MSRKCQLTGKKANNAMAVSHSHRRTHKLQEANLQWKRVWWPQGNRWVRLRISTTAIKTLNNKGLQAYAKEAGINLSKY, from the coding sequence ATGTCACGCAAATGTCAACTCACCGGCAAAAAGGCGAATAACGCAATGGCCGTTTCCCACTCTCATCGCCGGACCCACAAGCTGCAAGAAGCCAACCTGCAATGGAAACGGGTCTGGTGGCCCCAAGGAAACCGCTGGGTGAGACTGCGCATCTCTACCACCGCTATCAAAACCCTCAATAACAAGGGGTTGCAAGCTTACGCCAAGGAAGCTGGAATCAACCTGTCCAAATACTAA
- the htpG gene encoding molecular chaperone HtpG, with protein sequence MTVLEQGQITIHTENIFPIIKKSLYSDHEIFLRELVSNAVDAIEKLKMVSYAGEFSGDTSNPEITIAVDAEKNTLSITDTGIGMTADEVKQYINQVAFSSAEEFISKYQSASDRQIIGHFGLGFYSAFMVAKTVEIDTLSYKEGAQAVHWSCDGSPSFKLEDSSRTTHGTTITLTLQDEEKEYAEASRIKQLVKTYCDFMPVPIKMDGEQVNRQKALWRESPSSLTDEDYLDFYRYLYPFQEEPLLWVHLNTDYPFLVKGILYFPKLRPDVDVTKGQIKLFCNQVFVSDHCEEIIPKFLLPMRGVLDSPDIPLNVSRSALQMDRTVRKIADFIAKKVADRLKEQYNNNRPEYIRSWQDIGTFVKFGCLNDDKFKKQLEDIIIYRTTADLKPAESDQPAVEVQAEAGDAWKEVSSDSKTEGPSYTTLDEYLERNKARHENQAFYCTDSVAQATYVQLHKSQGLEVLFMDSFIDPHFISFLEREHTEVKFSRVDAEIDDKLIEQDKASEIVDPSTNKTRSEQIKEIFEQALNQPKLTIRTEALKSEDPQGTPPAMVLLPEFLRRLRDMNALVSQESAKFPDEHILLVNTAHPLIQHLTELSQSGIIQGEGKSPSAELADMICHHVYDLALMAQKGFDAEGMTTFVERSNRLLTRLTEQRS encoded by the coding sequence ATGACCGTATTGGAACAAGGCCAAATCACGATCCATACCGAGAATATCTTTCCCATTATCAAGAAGTCTCTATACTCCGACCATGAAATCTTCTTGCGGGAACTTGTCTCCAACGCTGTCGATGCCATTGAAAAACTCAAAATGGTCTCCTACGCCGGAGAATTCAGCGGCGACACCAGCAACCCGGAAATTACCATTGCCGTCGATGCCGAAAAAAACACCCTCTCCATCACGGATACCGGCATCGGCATGACCGCCGACGAAGTTAAACAATACATTAACCAAGTCGCCTTTTCCAGCGCCGAAGAATTCATCAGCAAATATCAATCCGCCAGCGATCGCCAAATCATCGGTCACTTCGGACTCGGTTTTTACTCCGCCTTCATGGTCGCCAAAACCGTCGAAATCGATACCCTCTCTTACAAAGAAGGGGCCCAAGCCGTCCATTGGAGTTGTGATGGGTCCCCCTCCTTCAAACTCGAAGACTCCAGCCGAACCACCCACGGCACCACCATCACCCTCACCCTCCAAGACGAGGAAAAAGAATACGCCGAAGCCTCCCGCATCAAGCAACTCGTCAAAACCTACTGTGACTTTATGCCAGTTCCCATCAAAATGGATGGCGAACAAGTCAACCGGCAAAAAGCCCTGTGGCGGGAATCTCCCAGCAGCCTCACCGACGAAGATTACCTGGACTTCTACCGCTACCTCTATCCCTTCCAAGAAGAACCCCTGTTGTGGGTCCACCTCAACACCGACTATCCTTTCCTCGTTAAAGGCATCCTCTACTTCCCCAAACTCCGTCCCGATGTCGATGTCACCAAAGGACAAATCAAACTGTTCTGCAATCAAGTCTTCGTCTCGGACCACTGCGAGGAAATCATCCCCAAATTCCTCCTCCCCATGCGCGGCGTCCTCGACAGTCCCGACATTCCCCTGAACGTCTCCCGTAGCGCCTTGCAGATGGACCGGACCGTTCGCAAAATCGCAGACTTCATCGCCAAAAAAGTCGCGGACCGACTCAAAGAACAGTACAACAACAACCGCCCAGAATATATCCGAAGCTGGCAAGATATCGGCACCTTCGTCAAATTCGGCTGCCTCAACGATGATAAATTCAAAAAGCAACTGGAAGATATCATCATCTACCGCACCACAGCGGACCTCAAACCCGCAGAATCCGACCAACCTGCGGTGGAAGTGCAAGCCGAAGCTGGAGATGCCTGGAAAGAAGTCTCATCGGACAGCAAAACCGAGGGACCCTCTTACACCACCCTAGACGAGTATCTAGAACGGAACAAAGCGCGCCACGAGAACCAGGCATTTTACTGTACTGACTCTGTAGCGCAAGCCACCTATGTGCAACTGCACAAGAGTCAGGGATTAGAAGTCCTATTTATGGACTCCTTCATTGACCCCCACTTCATCAGCTTCCTGGAACGGGAACATACCGAAGTCAAATTCTCCCGGGTGGATGCGGAGATTGACGACAAACTGATTGAACAAGACAAAGCCTCGGAAATCGTTGATCCCAGTACCAACAAAACCCGTAGCGAACAAATCAAAGAAATCTTTGAGCAAGCGCTGAACCAACCGAAACTGACCATCCGCACCGAGGCCCTCAAATCCGAGGACCCCCAAGGCACTCCACCGGCAATGGTCCTCCTCCCAGAGTTTCTGCGCCGCCTCCGGGATATGAATGCCTTAGTCTCCCAGGAATCCGCGAAATTCCCCGACGAGCATATCTTGCTGGTGAACACCGCGCATCCCCTGATTCAACACCTGACCGAACTCTCCCAAAGCGGCATCATCCAAGGGGAAGGCAAATCCCCCTCAGCAGAACTGGCGGACATGATTTGTCACCATGTCTATGATCTAGCACTGATGGCGCAAAAAGGTTTTGACGCCGAAGGCATGACCACTTTTGTAGAACGGTCCAACCGTTTGCTCACCCGGTTAACGGAACAACGGTCCTAG